The Pelagibacterium halotolerans B2 genome has a segment encoding these proteins:
- a CDS encoding bifunctional diguanylate cyclase/phosphodiesterase yields the protein MAVVVIAVAIGFADYQNREIYAQSQRTAVLDKLGLVRAQLEGNVNSNLQLIHGLVGVIATEPYMGQTRFSQLAAYLFNQSSQIINIAAAPDFVVRMVYPLAGNEAALGLDYRNNTEQRDAAMQARDTRDIVLAGPVHLVQGGRGFIGRYPVYYRNDAGQERFWGIVSAVIDADRLYAESGLDAMEGDISIAISGRDGQADNDAVFYGDAAVLDANPVRAEVLLPSGNWIISAIPAGGWGASPPNTTALRVGMGLAAALILVPIVLLGRLNEERRRRMIEQRRRESELSRLSRRLELALSTSQLGVWEMNINTGNLAWDDRMNELYGHPRDGGQRDYTHWRDRLHPDDLERAEREFNESVRSGSQYLSNYRIVTPEGETRYIRAIGSVYQDQGTAPRIVGVNWDATPDAKLSEALLRAKTQAEAKNFELETAKARIEHNAMHDPLTGLPNRRYLDEILDMHTKRSAHNGGYVSIQHIDLDRFKQINDTLGHAAGDAMLIHASEVLKGSVRPSDFVARIGGDEFVILCIGEKSDAELRAMAERIIAAMRKPVSYQGHECRFGVSIGIAGGDISNTPAKQVLVNADIALYRAKERGRNRAEFFSEELQAEIITAKRVADDILAGLENDEFIAFYQPQVDAKTLDIVGMEALARWNHPIRGLLAPDAFMAIAEDLNVVAAIDKLILEQALAQHKKWRAAGLDVPRVSVNVSARRLNDEGLIGTLKALDIEEGTVSFELIESIYLDERDSLVSFNIDQIRDLGIDIEIDDFGTGYASIVSLLQLRPTRLKIDRQLVMPITSSPGQRRLVGSIIEIGASLGIEAIAEGVESFEHAKILADMGCAALQGYAIARPMDGDAIAQFVASQSWRNAS from the coding sequence ATGGCCGTGGTGGTGATCGCGGTTGCGATCGGGTTTGCCGACTACCAGAACCGGGAAATCTACGCGCAATCCCAGCGCACCGCCGTGCTCGACAAGCTCGGACTGGTGCGGGCCCAGCTCGAGGGCAACGTCAATTCCAATTTGCAACTGATCCACGGTCTGGTCGGCGTCATCGCAACCGAACCCTATATGGGCCAGACGCGGTTTTCCCAGCTTGCCGCCTATCTGTTCAACCAGTCCAGCCAGATCATCAATATCGCGGCGGCACCCGATTTCGTGGTGCGCATGGTCTATCCGCTGGCGGGCAACGAAGCGGCGCTGGGGCTCGACTACAGGAACAATACAGAACAGCGCGACGCGGCGATGCAGGCGCGGGACACGCGGGACATCGTTCTGGCCGGACCGGTGCATCTTGTGCAGGGCGGGCGCGGTTTCATCGGGCGTTACCCTGTCTATTATCGCAACGACGCCGGCCAGGAGCGGTTCTGGGGCATCGTATCGGCGGTAATCGATGCCGACAGGCTCTATGCCGAGAGCGGCCTCGACGCCATGGAGGGCGATATCTCGATCGCCATTTCGGGCCGCGACGGGCAGGCGGACAATGACGCGGTGTTTTACGGCGACGCGGCGGTGCTCGACGCCAACCCGGTGCGGGCAGAGGTTCTGCTGCCATCGGGGAACTGGATCATCTCCGCCATACCGGCCGGGGGCTGGGGCGCCAGCCCGCCCAACACCACAGCGCTTCGGGTGGGGATGGGGCTGGCCGCAGCGCTGATCCTCGTGCCCATCGTGCTGCTGGGCCGGCTCAATGAGGAGCGGCGGCGGCGGATGATCGAGCAGCGGCGGCGCGAAAGCGAATTGTCGCGGCTGTCGCGCCGGCTGGAGCTGGCGCTTTCCACCTCCCAGCTCGGGGTGTGGGAAATGAACATCAACACCGGCAATCTCGCCTGGGACGACCGGATGAACGAGCTTTACGGGCATCCGCGCGACGGGGGCCAGCGCGACTACACCCATTGGCGCGACAGGCTGCATCCGGACGATCTTGAACGCGCCGAACGCGAATTCAATGAATCCGTGCGCTCGGGCAGCCAGTATCTTTCCAACTACCGCATCGTCACCCCAGAAGGCGAAACGCGCTATATCCGGGCCATCGGCTCGGTCTATCAGGATCAGGGAACCGCGCCGAGGATCGTGGGGGTCAACTGGGACGCGACGCCGGACGCCAAACTGTCCGAGGCGCTGCTGCGCGCCAAGACACAGGCGGAAGCGAAAAATTTCGAGCTGGAAACCGCCAAGGCGCGCATCGAGCACAACGCCATGCACGACCCGCTGACCGGACTGCCCAACCGGCGCTATCTCGATGAAATCCTCGACATGCACACCAAGCGCAGCGCGCACAATGGCGGCTATGTCTCGATCCAGCATATCGATCTGGACCGGTTCAAGCAGATCAACGATACGCTGGGCCACGCGGCGGGTGACGCGATGCTGATTCATGCGTCCGAAGTGCTCAAGGGCTCTGTGAGACCCTCCGATTTCGTGGCGCGGATCGGGGGCGACGAATTCGTCATCCTGTGCATCGGGGAAAAGTCGGACGCCGAATTGCGCGCCATGGCCGAACGGATCATCGCGGCCATGCGCAAGCCCGTGTCCTATCAGGGCCATGAATGCCGGTTCGGGGTTTCGATCGGGATCGCGGGGGGCGATATCTCCAACACGCCGGCCAAGCAGGTTCTGGTCAATGCCGATATCGCGCTTTATCGCGCCAAGGAGCGCGGCCGGAACCGGGCCGAGTTCTTTTCCGAGGAATTGCAGGCCGAAATCATCACCGCCAAGCGCGTGGCCGACGACATCCTGGCGGGGCTGGAAAACGACGAGTTCATCGCCTTCTACCAGCCGCAGGTGGACGCAAAGACGCTCGATATCGTGGGCATGGAGGCGCTGGCCCGCTGGAACCATCCGATCAGGGGATTGCTGGCGCCGGACGCGTTCATGGCGATTGCCGAGGACCTCAACGTGGTTGCGGCAATCGACAAGCTGATCCTCGAGCAGGCGCTGGCCCAGCACAAAAAATGGAGGGCGGCGGGGCTCGACGTGCCGCGCGTTTCGGTCAACGTTTCGGCGCGGCGGCTGAACGACGAAGGACTGATCGGCACGCTCAAGGCGCTCGATATCGAAGAAGGGACGGTTTCGTTCGAGTTGATCGAATCCATCTATCTCGATGAGCGCGACTCGCTTGTTTCATTCAATATCGACCAGATCAGGGACCTGGGGATCGATATCGAAATCGACGATTTCGGCACCGGCTACGCCTCTATCGTATCGCTGTTGCAGTTGCGGCCGACGCGACTCAAGATCGACCGGCAATTGGTGATGCCGATCACCAGTTCACCCGGCCAGCGCCGTCTGGTCGGCTCGATCATCGAGATTGGGGCGTCGCTGGGCATCGAAGCGATTGCCGAGGGCGTGGAGAGCTTCGAACACGCGAAAATTCTCGCCGATATGGGCTGCGCGGCCCTGCAGGGCTACGCCATCGCCCGCCCCATGGACGGGGATGCGATAGCCCAGTTCGTGGCCAGCCAGAGCTGGCGCAACGCGAGCTAG
- the iolD gene encoding 3D-(3,5/4)-trihydroxycyclohexane-1,2-dione acylhydrolase (decyclizing) — translation MTDTIRLTMAQAVARFLAAQMTEIEGERVPLFGGVWAIFGHGNVAGMGEALYGVRESLPTYRAHNEQGMAHAAIAFAKASFRRRMMACTSSIGPGATNMITAAALAHVNRLPVLFLPGDVFASRRPDPVLQQVEDFADGTVSANDCFRPVSRYFDRITRPEQIMPALRRALQVLTDPAECGPVTLALCQDTQAEAFDYPVSFFAETVHVQRRVRPDANELARAVAAIEGAQKPVLIAGGGVLYSGAGDVLARFAEAHDIPVMETQAGKSALPHSHKLNMGSVGVTGTSAANGLAEQADVVLAVGTRLADFTTGSWALFKNPDAKFVALNVAAVDAGKHGAMPLLADARVGLAALSEGLGDWRAPEGWRGEADERKLEWLGEADAATAATNAPLPSDAQVIGATQRTMGEAIVVCAAGGLPGELHKLWKAESPGRYHLEYGFSTMGYEIAGGVGVKLARPADEVVVMVGDGSYMMGNSELSTAVMMGLRLTVVLLDNRGFGCINRLQMATGGENFNNLFEDVRREAMPDIDFAGHARAMGAHAQKVAGIAELEAALAQARARGGVNVVVIDTDPLVTTEAGGHWWDVAVPEVSERADVRAKRAEYAERIKGQRIG, via the coding sequence ATGACCGACACCATCAGGCTGACCATGGCGCAGGCCGTCGCGCGGTTTCTGGCGGCGCAGATGACCGAGATCGAGGGCGAGCGGGTGCCGCTGTTTGGCGGGGTGTGGGCTATTTTCGGGCATGGCAATGTCGCGGGCATGGGCGAGGCGCTCTATGGCGTGCGCGAGAGCTTGCCGACCTATCGCGCCCATAACGAGCAGGGCATGGCCCATGCGGCGATCGCGTTTGCCAAGGCCAGTTTCCGGCGGCGGATGATGGCGTGCACAAGCTCGATCGGGCCGGGGGCGACCAATATGATAACCGCCGCCGCGCTGGCGCATGTGAACCGGTTGCCGGTCCTGTTTCTGCCCGGCGACGTGTTTGCCAGTCGCCGGCCCGACCCGGTGCTGCAGCAGGTCGAGGATTTTGCCGACGGGACGGTTTCGGCCAATGATTGTTTCAGACCCGTGTCGCGCTATTTCGACCGCATTACGCGGCCCGAGCAGATCATGCCGGCGCTGCGGCGGGCCCTGCAGGTTCTGACCGATCCGGCCGAGTGCGGGCCGGTGACGCTGGCGCTGTGTCAGGATACGCAAGCGGAGGCCTTTGATTATCCGGTCTCATTTTTTGCCGAAACCGTGCATGTCCAACGCCGGGTGCGGCCCGATGCCAACGAGTTGGCGCGGGCGGTTGCGGCCATCGAAGGCGCGCAAAAGCCGGTACTGATCGCCGGGGGCGGGGTGCTCTATTCGGGGGCCGGCGACGTTCTGGCGCGGTTTGCCGAGGCGCACGATATTCCGGTGATGGAGACCCAGGCGGGCAAATCGGCCCTGCCCCATTCGCACAAACTCAACATGGGATCGGTTGGCGTGACGGGGACGAGCGCGGCCAACGGGCTGGCGGAACAGGCCGATGTGGTTTTGGCCGTGGGGACGCGGCTGGCCGATTTCACCACCGGATCATGGGCGCTGTTCAAGAACCCCGATGCCAAATTTGTGGCGCTCAATGTGGCCGCCGTCGATGCGGGCAAGCATGGGGCGATGCCGCTTCTGGCCGACGCGCGCGTGGGGCTCGCGGCGCTCAGCGAGGGGCTGGGCGACTGGCGGGCGCCGGAAGGCTGGCGGGGTGAGGCGGACGAGCGCAAGCTTGAATGGCTGGGCGAAGCCGATGCCGCGACGGCGGCAACCAATGCCCCCCTGCCCTCGGATGCGCAGGTGATCGGGGCGACCCAAAGAACGATGGGCGAGGCGATTGTCGTTTGCGCTGCGGGCGGTTTGCCCGGGGAGTTGCATAAGCTGTGGAAGGCGGAAAGCCCGGGGCGCTATCACCTCGAATACGGGTTTTCGACAATGGGCTACGAGATCGCCGGAGGGGTGGGGGTCAAGCTGGCGCGACCGGCGGATGAGGTGGTCGTCATGGTGGGCGATGGCAGTTACATGATGGGAAATTCCGAGCTTTCGACAGCCGTGATGATGGGGCTGCGGCTGACGGTGGTGCTGCTCGACAATCGCGGGTTCGGCTGCATCAACCGGCTGCAGATGGCGACCGGAGGCGAGAATTTCAACAATCTGTTCGAGGACGTGCGCCGGGAGGCAATGCCCGATATCGACTTTGCGGGGCATGCAAGAGCCATGGGCGCGCATGCACAAAAAGTTGCCGGGATTGCCGAGCTGGAAGCGGCGCTCGCCCAAGCGCGGGCGCGCGGTGGGGTCAATGTGGTGGTGATCGATACCGACCCGCTGGTGACAACGGAAGCCGGTGGGCATTGGTGGGACGTTGCGGTGCCGGAAGTCAGCGAGCGGGCGGATGTGCGCGCGAAGCGGGCGGAGTATGCGGAGCGGATCAAGGGGCAGCGGATCGGGTGA
- the iolE gene encoding myo-inosose-2 dehydratase, whose protein sequence is MIRIGANPIGWSNDDMIEIGGETPLEVCLAEAKEAGFVGMELGNKFPRGAEALRPVLDAHGHSLVSGWYSTELLVRDENAEIEAAAAHATLLAEMGCKVMIVCETSNAIHGQMETPLSQRPVLPHEVWPRFGMRLTAFALKLKQAYGLDLVYHHHMGTIVQTEAEIDRLMASSGDAVHLLLDTGHVTWGGGDPARVARNHLSRIAHVHTKDLRADMMLKSNSADWSFLKSVLAGVYTVPGDGLIDFDAVFAALKGYAGWVVVEAEQDPEKAHPLTYAKMGYGHLRGVLERAGFEVDA, encoded by the coding sequence ATGATCCGGATCGGTGCGAACCCTATCGGGTGGTCCAATGACGACATGATCGAGATTGGCGGGGAGACGCCGCTGGAGGTGTGTCTGGCGGAGGCCAAAGAGGCCGGGTTTGTCGGGATGGAACTGGGCAACAAGTTTCCGCGCGGTGCCGAAGCGCTGCGGCCCGTGCTCGATGCGCATGGGCATTCTCTGGTTTCGGGGTGGTATTCGACCGAGCTTTTGGTTCGCGACGAGAATGCGGAAATCGAGGCGGCGGCGGCCCATGCGACACTCCTGGCCGAAATGGGGTGCAAGGTGATGATCGTGTGCGAGACATCGAATGCCATCCATGGGCAGATGGAGACGCCACTGTCGCAGCGCCCGGTGTTGCCGCACGAGGTCTGGCCCCGGTTCGGGATGCGGCTGACGGCGTTTGCGCTCAAGCTCAAGCAGGCTTACGGGCTCGATCTGGTCTATCACCACCACATGGGAACGATCGTTCAGACCGAGGCCGAGATCGACAGGTTGATGGCCTCGAGTGGCGATGCGGTGCATCTGTTGCTCGACACCGGGCATGTGACATGGGGCGGGGGCGATCCGGCGCGGGTGGCGCGCAATCATCTCTCCCGCATCGCGCATGTGCACACAAAGGATTTGCGGGCCGATATGATGCTCAAATCCAATTCGGCGGACTGGAGCTTTCTCAAATCGGTGCTGGCCGGCGTCTATACGGTGCCCGGCGACGGGCTTATCGATTTTGACGCGGTGTTTGCCGCGCTCAAGGGCTATGCGGGCTGGGTGGTCGTCGAGGCCGAACAGGACCCCGAAAAGGCCCATCCGCTGACTTACGCCAAGATGGGATATGGGCATTTGCGCGGGGTGCTGGAGCGGGCCGGATTTGAAGTGGACGCTTAA
- the iolB gene encoding 5-deoxy-glucuronate isomerase yields the protein MSELLVKPSGETGKVIDITPESAGWRYVGFALHRLSAAQGVSAVTGDREVCLVFVSGTGTVTAGGQNLGPLGGRESPFDGKPAAVYVPGNCNWSVMAETDLELAVCSAPALTGRAVRVIAPEAMSQEVRGKGTNTRYVTNILPETDGVADSLLVVEVITPGGHTSSYPPHKHDRDALPDESYLEETYYHRLNPHQGFAFQRVYTEDRTLDETLLIEDGVTTLVPKGYHPCAAIHGYDLYYLNVMAGPRRVWRFHNQPEHEWLLGG from the coding sequence ATGTCTGAACTGCTCGTCAAACCGTCGGGAGAGACCGGCAAGGTGATCGACATAACGCCGGAAAGCGCGGGGTGGCGCTATGTGGGGTTTGCCCTGCACAGGCTGTCCGCCGCACAGGGGGTTTCGGCTGTGACCGGGGATCGGGAGGTTTGCCTTGTCTTTGTTTCCGGCACCGGAACCGTAACGGCAGGAGGACAAAATCTGGGCCCGCTCGGCGGGCGGGAAAGCCCATTCGATGGCAAGCCCGCCGCCGTCTATGTGCCGGGCAATTGCAACTGGTCGGTGATGGCGGAGACGGACCTGGAACTGGCGGTCTGTTCGGCCCCTGCCCTGACCGGGCGCGCGGTGCGGGTGATCGCGCCAGAGGCGATGAGCCAGGAGGTGCGCGGCAAGGGCACCAATACGCGTTATGTCACCAATATCCTGCCGGAAACCGATGGGGTGGCGGACAGCCTTTTGGTTGTCGAGGTGATAACGCCGGGTGGGCACACATCGTCCTATCCACCGCACAAGCACGACCGCGACGCGCTGCCGGACGAATCCTATCTCGAGGAGACCTATTATCATCGGCTCAACCCGCATCAGGGATTTGCCTTCCAACGGGTCTATACTGAGGACCGCACCCTCGATGAAACGCTGCTGATCGAAGACGGGGTGACCACGCTGGTGCCCAAGGGGTATCACCCCTGCGCCGCCATCCATGGATACGATCTCTATTATCTCAACGTGATGGCGGGGCCGCGCCGGGTCTGGCGTTTCCACAATCAGCCCGAGCATGAATGGCTGCTCGGAGGCTGA
- the hrpB gene encoding ATP-dependent helicase HrpB: MKFHSLATLPILPIDAVVPALKSALEDKTRAVLVAPPGAGKTTRVPLALLDAGWRADGKIVMLEPRRLAARAAARRMAQTLGEQVGETVGYRVRLDTKISARTRIEVVTEGVFTRMVLDDPELTGIAAVLFDEFHERSLDGDLGLALTLDATALREDLRILVMSATLDGAAVATLLGDAPIIESQGRAFPVETRHIVPDANARIEQSVTAATRRALAEDTGSILVFLPGQAEIRRTAEALGPIVGPDTDIAPLYGQLTPAEQDRAIQPAPTGRRKIVLATAIAQTSLTIEGVRIVIDSGLARLPVYEPDTGLTRLETRRVSRASADQRRGRAGRTEPGVCYRLWHEGQTQSLPPFDPPEILQADLTSLVLDLASWGVTDPKTLAFLDPPPAPAWSEAVDLLQNLEALDAAGRITPHGTLLARLPLHPRLGHMIALAATEGTAMDAALLGVLAGEPGLGGTAIDLADRFERLRRDKSRRAAEAKTLATRWAKAAGGAGQLSGADLARHLARAYPDRVAQQTGPGRFRLANGRQARIDETERLAREKFLVITDMTGAAASAHIRAAIAIGRDDIEEIFSSHIETVTDLAFDPAARAVRARRQRRIGALRLEDGPAAINDPKAAAPMLAKGIAQVGIDKLPWTRDQRTLRERAGFLHRTMGADWPDLSDAALAENDAAWLVPHISGLTRLDAITADHLSAALFDLLPWDRRAQMETLLPSHFAVPSGSNIPIDYAAENGPVLAVRVQELFGLDTHPAIANGKVPLLLSLLSPAHRPIQTTRDLPGFWRGSWSDVAKDLKGRYPRHYWPDNPLAAQATNRAKPRS, encoded by the coding sequence GTGAAGTTCCATTCTTTGGCCACCCTGCCAATTCTGCCCATCGACGCCGTCGTCCCCGCGCTCAAATCAGCGCTGGAGGACAAAACGCGCGCCGTCCTCGTCGCTCCGCCCGGCGCGGGCAAGACCACCCGCGTGCCCCTCGCTCTGCTCGATGCCGGTTGGCGCGCCGATGGCAAGATCGTCATGCTCGAGCCGCGCCGCCTCGCCGCCCGTGCCGCCGCCCGGCGCATGGCCCAGACGCTGGGCGAACAGGTCGGCGAGACCGTCGGCTACCGTGTCAGGCTCGATACGAAAATTTCGGCCAGGACCCGGATCGAAGTGGTCACCGAGGGCGTCTTCACCCGCATGGTGCTCGACGATCCTGAACTCACCGGCATCGCCGCCGTCCTGTTCGACGAATTTCACGAACGCAGCCTCGATGGCGATTTGGGCCTTGCCCTCACCCTCGATGCCACGGCCCTGCGCGAAGATCTGCGCATCCTCGTCATGTCGGCCACGCTCGACGGCGCGGCGGTGGCGACCCTGCTCGGCGATGCCCCAATCATCGAAAGCCAGGGCCGGGCCTTCCCCGTTGAAACCCGCCACATCGTCCCCGATGCCAATGCGCGCATCGAACAATCGGTTACCGCCGCAACCCGCCGCGCACTGGCCGAGGACACCGGTTCGATCCTCGTCTTTCTCCCCGGTCAGGCCGAAATCCGCCGCACCGCCGAAGCGCTTGGCCCAATCGTCGGACCCGATACCGACATCGCCCCGCTTTACGGCCAGCTCACCCCCGCCGAACAGGATCGCGCCATCCAGCCTGCCCCGACGGGCCGCCGCAAGATCGTCCTCGCCACCGCCATCGCCCAGACCTCGCTGACCATCGAAGGGGTTCGGATCGTGATCGATTCCGGCCTTGCCCGCCTGCCGGTTTACGAACCCGATACCGGCCTGACCCGCCTCGAAACCCGCCGCGTTTCCCGCGCCAGCGCCGATCAGCGCCGGGGGAGGGCAGGGCGCACCGAACCGGGCGTGTGCTATCGCCTGTGGCACGAAGGCCAGACTCAAAGCCTGCCCCCTTTCGATCCTCCCGAAATCCTCCAGGCAGATCTGACAAGCCTCGTCCTCGATCTCGCAAGCTGGGGCGTCACGGACCCCAAGACCCTTGCTTTCCTCGATCCCCCGCCTGCGCCCGCATGGTCCGAGGCCGTCGATCTTTTGCAAAACCTCGAAGCGCTCGACGCCGCCGGCCGCATCACGCCCCACGGCACGCTGCTCGCAAGACTGCCGCTCCATCCGCGCCTCGGCCACATGATCGCGCTGGCCGCCACCGAAGGCACCGCAATGGATGCCGCCCTGCTCGGCGTCCTGGCGGGTGAACCCGGCCTTGGCGGCACCGCCATCGATCTTGCCGACCGCTTCGAGCGCCTGCGCCGCGACAAGTCCAGGCGCGCTGCTGAAGCCAAAACCCTCGCCACCCGCTGGGCAAAAGCCGCCGGCGGGGCAGGGCAGCTTTCCGGCGCCGATCTCGCCCGCCACCTCGCCCGCGCCTATCCAGATCGCGTCGCGCAGCAGACGGGCCCCGGCCGCTTCCGCCTCGCCAATGGCCGTCAGGCCCGCATCGATGAAACCGAGCGCCTGGCGCGCGAAAAATTCCTCGTCATAACCGACATGACCGGCGCCGCCGCCAGCGCCCATATCCGCGCTGCCATCGCCATCGGTCGCGATGACATCGAGGAGATTTTTTCAAGCCACATCGAAACCGTAACCGATCTGGCGTTCGATCCCGCAGCCCGCGCCGTCCGTGCCCGCCGCCAGCGCCGCATCGGCGCCCTGCGCCTTGAAGACGGACCCGCCGCCATTAACGATCCCAAAGCCGCCGCGCCCATGCTGGCCAAAGGCATCGCGCAGGTCGGCATCGACAAACTTCCCTGGACCCGCGACCAGCGCACCCTGCGCGAACGCGCCGGTTTCCTCCATCGCACCATGGGCGCCGACTGGCCCGACCTCTCGGACGCGGCGCTGGCTGAAAACGATGCCGCCTGGCTCGTGCCGCACATCTCAGGTCTTACGCGCCTCGACGCCATCACCGCAGATCACCTCTCTGCCGCCCTGTTCGACCTTTTGCCCTGGGACAGGCGCGCGCAGATGGAAACGCTGCTGCCCTCCCATTTCGCCGTGCCTTCGGGCAGCAATATCCCCATCGATTATGCCGCTGAAAACGGCCCGGTCCTCGCCGTCCGCGTGCAGGAACTGTTCGGGCTCGACACCCACCCTGCCATCGCCAATGGCAAGGTGCCCCTCCTGCTCTCGCTCCTCTCCCCGGCCCATCGCCCCATCCAGACCACGCGCGATCTCCCCGGCTTCTGGCGCGGCTCGTGGTCCGATGTCGCAAAGGATCTGAAAGGCCGCTACCCCCGCCACTACTGGCCCGACAACCCCCTCGCCGCCCAGGCCACAAACAGGGCAAAGCCGAGAAGCTAG
- a CDS encoding bifunctional 5-dehydro-2-deoxygluconokinase/5-dehydro-2-deoxyphosphogluconate aldolase: MEEREKTLDVITIGRASVDLYGQQIGARLEDVASFAKSVGGCPANIAIGAARLGLKSAWLGRVGDEAFGRFIAEQMAREGASTEGIITDTERLTALAILGVEDDKRFPLIFYREDCADMALTEGDISEDFIARTRSVLVTGTHFSRPHTSAAQKIAMTFAKGYGAKVIFDIDFRPNLWGLAGHGAGEERYIRSHTVSERLKSVLPHCDLIVGTEEEILIGSGETDLDAALRAIRQVSSAVIVLKRGPMGCIVYDGAIPENIEDGIVGKGFPIEVYNTLGAGDAFLSGFLRGWLTGEALETCATWANACGAFAVSRLLCSPEIPSFAELSHFLEHGSAHTALRRDAALNHIHWATTGRRREYPSLKALAIDHRSQFEDMAEKAGADRDRIGAFKLLAVEAAAKIADGRDGFGMLLDEKYGRAALFAAAKLPGFWIGRPVELPGSRPLKFEFSQDMGSRLVEWPVDHTIKCLAFFHPDDPDDMRLDQIEKLGTLYDAARRVGREVLIEIITGRNGAVAADTVPRVLTELYSAGIKPDWWKLEPQADAGAWALIDKTIAANDPWCRGVVLLGLDAPAEELEAAFRATAGSASVKGFAVGRTIFASAAEKWLAGEMDDSAAVADMAARFGALVDAWEARGV, encoded by the coding sequence ATGGAAGAGCGGGAGAAGACGCTCGACGTCATCACCATCGGGCGCGCTTCGGTCGACCTTTACGGCCAGCAGATCGGCGCCCGGCTCGAGGACGTTGCGAGCTTTGCCAAATCGGTGGGCGGGTGCCCGGCCAACATCGCCATCGGCGCGGCGCGGCTGGGGCTGAAATCGGCATGGCTGGGGCGGGTGGGCGATGAAGCCTTCGGGCGGTTCATCGCCGAACAGATGGCGCGCGAGGGCGCTTCGACCGAAGGGATCATCACCGACACGGAGCGGCTGACGGCGCTGGCGATTTTGGGCGTCGAGGACGACAAGCGCTTTCCGCTGATCTTTTACCGCGAGGATTGCGCCGACATGGCGCTGACCGAGGGCGATATTTCCGAGGACTTCATAGCGCGGACCCGATCGGTGCTGGTGACGGGGACACATTTTTCGCGGCCCCATACCTCGGCGGCGCAAAAGATCGCCATGACATTCGCCAAGGGCTATGGCGCCAAGGTGATCTTCGACATCGATTTCCGGCCCAATCTGTGGGGGCTGGCCGGGCATGGCGCGGGCGAAGAGCGCTATATCCGATCCCATACGGTTTCCGAACGGCTGAAATCGGTGCTCCCCCATTGCGACCTTATCGTGGGCACAGAGGAAGAGATCCTGATCGGCTCAGGCGAGACCGATCTGGATGCCGCGCTCAGGGCGATCAGACAGGTTTCCTCCGCCGTGATCGTCCTGAAGCGCGGCCCGATGGGCTGCATCGTCTATGACGGGGCGATCCCCGAAAATATCGAGGACGGGATCGTGGGAAAGGGGTTCCCCATAGAGGTCTATAACACGCTGGGGGCCGGCGACGCCTTTTTGAGCGGGTTTTTGCGCGGATGGCTTACCGGCGAGGCGCTGGAGACCTGCGCGACATGGGCCAATGCCTGCGGGGCGTTTGCCGTATCGCGGCTGTTGTGCTCGCCGGAAATTCCGAGTTTTGCGGAATTGAGCCATTTCCTCGAGCATGGCAGCGCGCACACCGCGCTGCGCCGGGACGCCGCGCTCAACCACATTCACTGGGCAACGACCGGGCGGCGGCGGGAGTATCCGAGCCTTAAGGCGCTGGCCATCGACCATCGCAGCCAGTTCGAGGACATGGCGGAAAAGGCCGGCGCGGACCGGGACAGGATTGGCGCGTTCAAGCTCTTGGCCGTCGAGGCGGCGGCCAAAATCGCCGATGGGCGCGACGGGTTCGGGATGCTGCTCGATGAAAAATACGGGCGCGCGGCGCTGTTCGCGGCGGCGAAACTGCCCGGCTTCTGGATCGGGCGGCCGGTGGAGCTGCCCGGATCGCGGCCGCTCAAATTCGAGTTTTCCCAGGACATGGGGAGCCGGCTTGTCGAATGGCCGGTCGATCATACCATCAAATGCCTGGCGTTTTTCCATCCCGACGACCCCGACGATATGCGGCTCGACCAGATCGAAAAGCTCGGTACGCTCTATGACGCGGCGCGTCGCGTGGGGCGCGAGGTGCTTATCGAAATCATAACGGGCAGGAACGGGGCGGTCGCGGCCGATACCGTGCCGCGGGTTCTGACCGAGCTCTATTCGGCGGGGATCAAGCCCGACTGGTGGAAACTCGAACCGCAGGCCGATGCGGGCGCCTGGGCGCTGATCGACAAAACGATTGCCGCCAACGATCCCTGGTGCCGCGGGGTGGTGCTTTTGGGGCTGGATGCGCCGGCCGAAGAACTGGAGGCCGCGTTCAGGGCGACGGCGGGATCGGCAAGTGTCAAAGGGTTTGCCGTGGGGCGGACGATCTTTGCCAGTGCCGCGGAAAAATGGTTGGCTGGGGAAATGGACGACAGCGCGGCGGTTGCCGATATGGCGGCGCGGTTCGGGGCGCTGGTGGATGCGTGGGAGGCGCGGGGTGTGTAA